The Actinomadura graeca nucleotide sequence GTCGCGCACGTCGGCGCGCAGCAGCCCGTTGTCCAGGGTCGTCGCGTTCAGGACGGATGCTCCGCCCCCCGCGGAGGCCGGCGATGCGGCCTTCCCAGGCGGGGTGGCCTCTCCCGCGGCGTCGGCCGTGGTGGGCGTGGTCGCCGGGCCCACTGCGGTCAGTCCCAGCGCGGGCACGTCGACGAGGGCGGCGACCGTGCGGCGCGGGTCGGCCACGATCCGGACCCGCCAGTCCCCGTCCGCGCCGCGAAGCGCCGCCCGCACGTCGCCGATGTCGAAGGGGGTGTCCGAGCGGGCCGTCACGTGGAAGGTGAGGGTGCGGTCGTCCTGGGAGACCGTCCAGTCGCGGATCTCCCGCCCGAACAGGACCCGCCCGTAGATCCGCTCCAGCAGGACGGGCAGCGCGGACGCGGGATGCACGGCGTCGTCCAGCACGGTCGGCGCGACGTCGAGGGTCTGGACGGGCACGCGCGCCCCCTCCCCGGTGGCGAGGACGGGCTCCCCATCGGACGGGACGTCCAGCACGACCAGCCCGCGGCGGGCGCGCGGGGAGGGGTTGAAGACCAGGTGCGCGCCGAGCGGCACCGCCGCGGCCCGCTCCGCCGTCACGAGGTCGCAGACGGCCCGCCCGAGCTGCTCGGCCTCGGCCATCCGCGCCGCGACCTGCTCGGCGGTCTCGTCGCTGCCGCAGCCGGTGACGGAATCGTGGCAGCTCACCTCGATGAGGCGGCGCCAGGCGAGGTCCAGGAACCGCTGCGCGGCGCCCGCGTACCAGAGCGCGGCGAGCGGCTCGGCGTACCGCTCGACCAGCCGCTCGCCGCGCCCCATGAGCTGCTTCAGCCGGACCCTTGCGGAGATCACGCCGGGCAGGATGTTGGCGCGGGCGTGCGAGCGCAGCTCGCCCCGGACGCGGGTCAGCCCCTCCACGGACGGGTCCTGCCCGGCGAAGTACCCGGCGAGGGTGTCCAGCCGCATGCCGTGGCCCGCGGCGGCGACACGGTCGGCGAGGTCCGCGGCGGGCGCGGTGTGGTCGGCGCCGTACATCGCCAGCAGCGGGCCGCCGTCGGGATACCAGCGGCCCATCGACGCCGCGAACCCGGCGACGCGTCCGGCCGGTGGCGCCGCTCCCCCGGCCTGCTCGAACATCGACGCCGCGTTGCCGTAGCCGCCCTCGGGCAGGTACTGGGTGCGGACGGCCGTCCCGTCCGGCGCCTCCCAGACGAACGCCCTGGACCGGACGCGGGACGGCACGCCGCGCCACACGCACGCGTGCTCCAGCCCCGCCAGCCGCAGGATCTGCGGTGTCTGCGCGCAATGCCCGAACTGGTCCGGCAGGTAACCGACCATCATGGCCGCGCCCAGCTCCTCCGCGCGCCGCAGACCGAGCTCCAGGTTGCGGACGATGTTCTCCCCCGAGCACAGGAACTCGTCGTGGAGGATCTGCCAGGGGCCCACGGCCAGCCGGCCGTCGCGGACGAGCGCGGCGATCTCCTCGCGCCGCTCCGGGCGGATCTCCAGGTAGTCGTCGACCGCGGCCATCTGGCCGTCCAGGGTGAACCGCCAGCGCGGGTCGGCGGCCATCCGGTCCGTGACGCCGTCGAGCAGCGACACCAGCCGCAGGCGGAACCGTTGGAAGGGCAGGTACCACTCCCGGTCCCAGTGCGTGTGGGGGACGACGACGATCGGGCCGGGCTCGCTCATCCACACTCCTTCACTCGCAGGGTTTCACCCGCACAGTGCGATCACTTCGTTCACCGAGGTCTCCAGCCGGTGCATCCCCGGGCCGCCCGCCGGTATCCGGACGTGGTCGCCGCGGACGGCGACGCGCCGTCCGTCGGGCCGGACGACCACGGTGCCGTCGGCGCCGATCGCGATCAGGTCGTCCTCCACGCGCAGCAGGACGGGCGCGCCCGGGTCCGCCGAGACGGAGGTGCGGCCGGCGGCGAGGGCGCCGAGCACGTCATCGTCCTCGGCGAGGACCCAGGTGGTGGGCTCGCCGAGTGTCTTGTGCTGGGCGGGGTCGTGGAAGTCGCTGCCGCCGAGGGGGACGGCGCCGCCGCCCGGCAGCCACAGGTCCGTCCAGGCCAGCGGGGCGCCCCAGGTCCGGTCCCACCAGGACGAGTGCCAGATCTCCACGAAGGGCGGCCGGTCCTCCTCCGGCAGGGGCCGCCGCCAGGCGCAGTCGCCGCTGAGCGGATGGTTGATCGACATCAGCCCGCCGTTCCCGGCGGCGGCCGCGGCCCAGTCGGCGCTCGGGCGGCGGAAGTCGATCCAGCCGGTGTCGCCGAAGACGTTCGCGTGGCCGAGGTCGGTGGTCACCTCCTGGCCGGGCAGCAGGAGGACGCCCGCGTGCGCGCCCGCGGCGGGCAGCAGCGGATGGTGGCTCACGGTGTTGTGGTCGGTCACCGCCAGGAAGTCCAGTCCGCGGCCCGCGGCGAGGCAGGCCAGCTCGTGGACGGTGAGCGTCCCGTCGCTGTGGACGGTGTGGGAGTGCAGGTCGCCGGCGAGCCAGCGGGTCCCGGCGGGCGCGGGCAGGGCGCGGCGCGGCGGGCGCGCGGGGCGCGGCGGCGGTGGCGGCGCGTCCGGCGCGTCGGGCGGGACGGTGGACGTGGTCACCGTGACCTCGTACGGGGTGCCGCCGGGCGGAATCCGGTGCAGGCCGAGCCAGACGTGCCAGATGCCCGGTTCCGGCTCGCCGGGCAGGTAGCCGGGCGTGGCCCAGTCCGCGGCCACGGTGAAGGCCCGGCGTGCCCCGCCCGACCAGCCGCGGAACCCGGACGGCCCGTGGCAGCCGAGGTCGATGACGCCGCCCTCGTGCGACAGCTCGACCGTGATGGACGCCGTGCCCGGCGGCACGTCGAAGGGCAGCTCGCGAAGGCCCTGTTCGAGGCGGTCCTCCAGGGTCCAGCGTCCGCTGTGGGAGGTCATCCGCGTCCTCCGTCCTTGGTCGGCGGAGTGCCAGGCTCCGGCGGTGTGTCATCAGGCACGTGGGTTCCCTCGGTCGGGTCGGTCTGGCGTGTCGTGTCGGTGGCGGGACGCGCGGCGGGTCGGGCGGCGGGTCGGGCGGCGGGTCGGGCGGCGGGTCGGGCGGCGGCCGTCACCAGCTCGCCGTCGCGGTAGAGCAGCAGGCGGCCGGGGCGGGGCAGCGCCCAGCCCGCGGTGCCCGGGGCGGCGTCGAGGTCCTCTCCCACGACGACGCGCACCGGCCCGCCCTCCACGTCCAGGGTCACCAGCGAAGACCCGCCGAGGTGCTCGACGACGGACACGGTGCCGCGGAACGCCCCGTCCAGCGGCTCCTCGCCGTAGTCGAGGTACTCGGGCCGTATCCCGCACACGACGGGCTCCCCGTCGGCGAGCCGCCCGCGCGCCTCGTCCGGGACGGGCAGCTCCGCCCCGGCGGTGGCGACGGCCCCGCCCCGGACGATACCGGGGAGCAGGTTCATGGGCGTCGATCCGATGAACGACGCCACGAACAGGTTCGCGGGCCGCCGGAAGACCTCGGCGGGCGTGCCGAGCTGGCGGACGCGGCCGGCGTCCATGACCGCGATCCGGTCGGCGAGGGCGAGCGCCTCCGCCTGGTCGTGCGTGACGAACACGGTGGTGACGCCGAGCCGCCGCTGGAGCCGCTTGAGGAACGTGCGCGCCTCCAGCCGCAGCCGCGCGTCGAGGTTGGAGAGCGGCTCGTCGAGCAGGAACGTCCGCGGGTGGGCGACCAGGGCGCGGGCCAGCGCGACCCGCTGCTGCTGGCCGCCCGACAGCTCCGCCGGGCGGCGTCCCTCCAGCCCGTCGAGGCCCAGTTCCCGCGCCGCCTCGCGCGCGGCCCGGTACCGGTCGGCGCGGCGCCGCTTCTTGATGCGCAGCGGGTAGGCGATGTTGTCCAGGACGGTCATGTGCGGGAAGAGCGCGTAGTCCTGGAACACCATGCCGACGTCGCGGCGTCCCGGCGGGAGCCGCGTGACGTCGGCGGCGCCGAGGCGGACCGTCCCGCCGGTCGCGGTCTCCAGCCCGGCGACGGTGCGCAGCAGCGTCGTCTTGCCGCAGCCGGACGGGCCGAGGAGCGCGAAGAACTCGCCGTCCGCCACGTCGAGGTCGAGGGCGTCCAGGGCCCGCGCGCCGCCCGGGTACACCTTCGTCAGCCCGCGCAGGGTGATCGTCGCCATCAGCGCTTGATCCCTCCGTGGAAGCGGAACCCGTACCGGCGGCTCACGACCAGGTACATCGCCACGACCGGCAGGGAGTACAGCAGCGAGAACGCCGAGATCAGCGCCAGGTCCGGCTGCCCGCCCTCGGTGTAGAACGTGTACATGATCACCGAGGCGGGCGCCTTGCCCGGGTCGCGCAGCAGCAGGAACGGCATCAGGAAGTCGCCCCACACCTGCGCGACCGTCCACACCGCGACGGTGGCGAGACCGGGCCTGATCACCGGGACGACCACGTGCCGCAGGACCTGCAGGGGCGAGGCGCCGAAGACCCGCGCGGCCTCCTCGTAGGACGCGGGGACGCCGTCGGTGAAGTCCTTCAGCAGGAAGATCGCCGCGGGGAGCAGCCCGCCGGACAGCACCAGCACCACCCCGAGCCGCGAGTCGATCAGGTGCAGGTCGAAGGCCAGCAGGAAGACCGGCACCATCGCGGCGGTGCCGGTGATGATGGACGACAGCAGCAGCAGGACGTACAGGAGCAGGTCCCGGCCCGGCACGCGGACCCGGCTCAGCGCGTACGCGGCGAGCGCCGCGCAGGTGACGACGAGCGCGGCCGTCCCGGCGGCGAGCAGGACGGAGTTGCGCAGCGACGCCAGCGCGTACGGGTCGTCCATCAGGACGCGGAAGTTGTCCAGGGTGAACTCGGGCAGCGACGCCGCGACGCCGGGGCTCGCGTCGAACGGCGCGAACGCGAGCCACAGCAGCGGCAGAGCGAAGAACCCGAGGACGGCCGAGAGGAAGGTGGCGAGCCCGATCCTGCGCAGCGCCTCGCGGACGGCGTCGTTCACGCGGCGGCCCTCCCCGCCCGGCCCCCGCGCGTCGGGCCGCCACGCGTCGGGCCACCGCGCGTCGGGCCGCCGCGGGACCGGCCGCCGCGGGACCGGCCCGCGCGGGCCGGTTCGCGGTCGCGGAGGGCACGCAGGTAGACCAGCGCGATGGCGAGGTTGATGAGGAGCATGACGAGCGAGACGGCGGCGCCGAAGCCCAGGCGGCCGTCGCCGAGCGCCGTCCGGTACACGTACACCGACATGATCTCCGAGCGCCCGTCCGGGCCGCCCGCCGTGATCAGGAAGGGGGTGAAGTCGTTGAACGTCCACAGGCCGACCAGCAGCAGGCTCGTCAGCACGTGCCCGCGGACCTGCGGGAACACCGCGTCCCGGAGCGTCTGGAGGGTCGAGGCCCCGGCCAGCCGCGCGGTCTCCAGATGGGACGGTGGAACGTTCCCGATCGCCGCTCCGTACAACATCATCGAGAAGGCGGTGCCGCGCCAGATGTTGAACACCACGATGCACGCCATCGGATGGTCGAGCAGCCAGGCCGTCCCGGGCGTGCCCAGCAGCGCGTTCAGGGTGCCGCCGTCGCGGTCGAGCAGCGCGATCCACAGGAACGCGATGACCGAGGACGGCAGGATCCACGCGAGCAGCACCAGCCCCTCGACCAGCCGCCGCAGCGGGCCCCGCCGGTCGCGCATCACCCACGCGACGGCGAACCCCAGGAGCGTCTGGCCGAGCACCGCCGACCCGGCGACGAACTGGAGCGTCAGCCATAGCGACCGGTGGAACCGGCCGTCGCCGAGCACGCGGCGGTAATTGTCCACGCCGACGAACGACGGGTCGCTCGCCGCGACACCGGTGAGCCGGTAGTCGGTCGCGCCGAGGTAGAGCGTCCAGAGCGCCGGGAACACCAGGAACACCGCGATGAGGACGAGCGCGGGCGCCACGAACGCCGCGGCGCGCCCGCGTCCGAGACCCGCGGCGTCTTCGGCGGCCGCGCCGCCGCCGAAGCGGCGGCGGCCGGGCGGGCGGCGGCCGGGCGGGCGGGGGTCAGCGGGCCGCGACGTTGGCGGCGCCACCGACGATCCCCTCCAGCTTCCCGGCGTACCGGGCGGCCGCCTCCTGCGGGCTCGCGCCCGACACGACCGCCGCCGTGGCCTCCTGTAAGGCCGTCGACACCTGCGGGTACACCGTGAGGCCCGGGCGGTAGGACGTCACCGGGAGCACCTTCTCCGATACGAACGTCAGGAACGGGTCGCCCGCGAGGATCTGCTTGTTCACGTCCGTCCGGGAGGTGATCTCCGGGGTCCCGGCCGTGCGCGCCCTGGTCATCGCGGCGGAGTTCATGAACGCCAGCAGTTCGAACGCCTGCTGCGGATACCTGGTGTTCGGGTTGAGAGTGGTGACGGCGCCGCCCGACATGCTCACGAACGACTGCCCGCGCACCCCCCTCCCCGGTGACACGGCGGGGATGAGCGCGTACCCCACGTCCTGGTCGCGGGTCCGCATCTTCGCGACGCCGCTCCTGGGGTTGAGGACGTCGCGCCAGAAGTAGTCGCCCTCGGCGAGGATCCCGATCTTCCCCGCGGCGAATTCCTCGAAGGACTTGTCGCGTCCCTTCGCCTCCTGCTGGAGCTTGGGGTCGCCGAGGCCCTCAGGCCCGTAGACCTGCGCGTACAGGCCGAGGACCTGCTGGACGGCCGGCCCGCCGCCCGTCCATTTCCCGCCCGAGTAGATCTCCGCCCCCGCACCGGCCAGCAGGGGCAGCGCCCCCTGCATGCTGGTCGCCTCGCCCATCGCGGTGCCCGCGTCTAATTGGACGGGTGTCACGCCGGGGACCTTCTTCAGCGCGCGCGCCGCGGTGAGGATGTCCTGCCAACTTCGGGGCTGCCAATTCCCTGGGAGACCGGCCTGCGCGAACAGCTTCTTGTTGAAGAACAGGACGCGGCCGTCCGTCGCCGGCGGGATCCCGTACCGCCTGCCCTCGAAGGAGGCCAGCCGCTGCACCGAACCGGGGATCTTCGACCAGCCCTCCCAGGCGTCCGCCGGGGGACCCACGACGTCCGCCAGCGGCCTGAGGTAGCCGGCCTGGGCGAACTCCCCCACCCAGATGCCGTCGACGTCCATGATGTCGGCGCCGGAGCGCGACTTCAGGTCGAGCGCCAGCCTGGTCTTGTACGCCTCGTCGTCCACGCCCTGGCCGCGGAACGTCACTTTCGCGGTGACGCCCTTGGCCTTCTGCGCCGCGACGAACCCGGGGATCACCGTCCTGGAGATCCATTCGGCCTCTTCGGTGTTCTTGCCGCCTTCGATGGCGTTGCGGGTGATCGTCAGGGTGATGTTCTTGGCGTCCCTGCCGCGGTCGGGATCGGCCGGGGATCCGCCACCGCATCCGGCGAGCGCCGCGCCCGCCATCACGAGTGCCGCCGCGACGCCGGTCCGCCTGGGGGACGGGCGCCGGCCGAGGGAGCCGCTACTGGAGAAAGCCATGGTGACCTCCTACACGCGTCACCACACAACGTGACCGATGAATCAGGCCGCGTAAACCCCCCGGAGATCATTGTTCGTGAGGGTGTCCGCCAGGATTCGTCAGGGGTCCATCAGGCCCGCGGCGCGCGCCGCGAAGACCTCCATGGCCCTGGCGGTGACGGGCCCCGGCGCGCCGGGCAGCACCGTCCCGTCCACCGCCCGGATCGGCTGGACGTCGCGGGTCGTGGACGTCAGGAACGCCTCGTCCACCCGGGGGAACTCCTCCAGCGGGACGTCCTCCTCCTGGCCGCCGCACCATTCCAGCACCAGCTCGCGGGTGACCCCGGCCAGGCAGCCCGCCGACAGCGGCGGCGTGACCAGCCGCCCGCCCCGCACCACGAAGACGTTGCTGCCCGTCCCCTCGCACAGGTTCCCGGCGACGTTGCCGAAGATCGCCTCGCCGCCGCCCCGCTCGCGCGCGTGGGCGAGCGCCAGCGCGTTCTCGGCGTAGGAGGTGGACTTGACCCCGGCGAGCGCGCCCCGCTCGTTGCGCGGCCAGGGCACCACCGCCACGTCCGCCGTCGCGGGGAACGGGCGCTGCTCCGCCACGATGATCGACACGGTCGGGCCCGCGTCGCCCCGGTCCGAGCCGAGCGGGCCCGGCCCGCTCGTGCAGGTGACGCGGATCCGCGCCAGCGGCCACTTCGGCGCGGCCGCCAGCACCTCCAGCACCCCCTGGGCGAGCGCGTCGTGGTCGGGCGCGGGCAGCCCGAGCGCCGCCGCCGACCGGGCCAGCCGCCGCAGGTGCCGGGTAAGGGCGAACGGCTCCCCCTGAGCCGCCTTCACCGTCTCGAAGACCCCGTCCCCGACGAGCATGCCGTGGTCGAACACCGACACCACGGCGCGCTCAGGGTCGAGCAGCTCCCCGTTCATCCAGATCCTGGGCTGCGTCACCCGAGGCCACCTCCAAAAGCCGAGCCGCCTTCAGCTCGGTCTCGCGCCATTCGCTCCGCGGATCGGACGCCCACGTGATCCCGGCGCCGGTGCCGAACCGGAGCAGGCCGTCCTCCGCCCAGAAGGTCCGGATCCCCACCGCGAGCGCGCCGCGCCGGGTGTCCGCGTCCACCCAGCCGATCGCCCCACAGTACGGGCCGCGCGGGACGGGTTCGAGCTCATCCAGCAACCTCAGCGCGCTGGACTTCGGCGCACCGGTGACCGACCCGGGCGGGAACGTCGCGGCCACCAGCTCGGGCCACCCCGCCGTGGTCCGCGCGCGCACCGTCGACACCAGGTGCACGAGCCCCGGATGCGGCTCCACCTCGCACAGCGCCGGCACCGTCACCGACCCGGTCCGCGCCACCCGCCCCAGATCGTTCCGGACGAGATCGACGATCATGATGTTCTCGGCCTCGTCCTTGGCCAGCAGGTCCGCGGCCGTCCGCCCGGTCCCCTTGATCGGACGCGACTCCACGACCTCGCCGTCCCGCCTCAGGTACAGCTCCGGCGACGCGCAGGCGACCGCCGTCCCCGGAACCTCCAGCGTCATCGCGTACGGCGCCGGGTTCCCCCGCGCCAGCCGCGCGCCGAGCCCCGCGACACCCGCGCCCGGCGCCAGCGGCGCGGACAGCACCCGGCACAGGTTCGCCTGGTAGACGATGCCGTCCGCGATCGACGCCTTGATCCGCTCGACGCCCGCCACGTAACGGGACTCGTCCAGCGAGCTCGTCCACTCCCCCGGCGCGTGCCAGGCACCCCCCGGATGGCGCGCCGGGCGGACCGTGTCGAACCGCGCGCACGTGACCTTGCCCTCGTAGGTGACCACCACGGCCCACCAGCCCCGCGAGTCCAGCGCCGCCAGGTCGGTGGTCACATCCGCGAGACCGGTCGCCAGGAGCCCCCCTGCGTACGCGAAACTCACGGCAGGACACACCCGAACGAGTCCGCGAGCCCCGCCAGGCCCGCCTCGGTCACCGTCAGCGCCCGGCGCGTCGTCCCGCGCTCGAACCAGCCCAGCTCGATCATCCGGTCGGTCAGCGCTGCCCCCAATGCCCCGTTCAGATGCGGGCGCCGCTCCGTCCAGTCGAGACAGTGCGAGGCGAACTTCCGCCGCGTCCTCCGCAGCGCCGCGACGTCCAGCCCCAGCGCCTCCAGCCGCTCCTCGCCTTTGCCCGTGACCTCGTATGCCTCGTCGCCGTCGGGCTCGATGAGCCCCCCGTCCAGAAGCGCCGCGAACAGGCCGACGCCCGCCTCCCCCGCCAGATGGTCGTAGCACGTCCGCGCCGCGTGCAGCCGCCTCGCGTCCCGCGACTGCCGCAGGCTCCGCACCCGCACCGGCGGGCTGATCCGCGACAGCGCCTCGATCACCTGCGCGACGTCCGCCCCCCGGAGCCGGTAGTACCGCCACCGCCCCTGCTTCACCACCGTCACCAGCCCGCCGTCCAGCAGCCGCGCCAGATGCGCGCTCGCCGTCGGGGCGCTCACACCCGCCGTCCGCGCCAGCTCCCCCGCCGCCAGCGGACGCCCGTCCAGCAGCGCCGTCAGCATCGCCGCCCGCGCCCGATCGGCCAGCAGCGCCGCCACCGGCGCGAAGTCGGAGGTGAGGGCCAGTTCGGAGTCCATGACCCGAGCCTATGCGGCCCACCCTTCGACGGCCGGCGAAGCGACCCGCCACCAAACCGGTTTGGGGAACGCGCCCGGACGCGCTAATGTTTCCCCGTCGCCGCAGCACGGGGCGCACACGCGGAAGTGGCTCAGGGGTAGAGCATCACCTTGCCAAGGTGAGGGTCGCGGGT carries:
- a CDS encoding chorismate-binding protein — encoded protein: MSFAYAGGLLATGLADVTTDLAALDSRGWWAVVVTYEGKVTCARFDTVRPARHPGGAWHAPGEWTSSLDESRYVAGVERIKASIADGIVYQANLCRVLSAPLAPGAGVAGLGARLARGNPAPYAMTLEVPGTAVACASPELYLRRDGEVVESRPIKGTGRTAADLLAKDEAENIMIVDLVRNDLGRVARTGSVTVPALCEVEPHPGLVHLVSTVRARTTAGWPELVAATFPPGSVTGAPKSSALRLLDELEPVPRGPYCGAIGWVDADTRRGALAVGIRTFWAEDGLLRFGTGAGITWASDPRSEWRETELKAARLLEVASGDAAQDLDERGAARP
- a CDS encoding ArsR/SmtB family transcription factor; translated protein: MDSELALTSDFAPVAALLADRARAAMLTALLDGRPLAAGELARTAGVSAPTASAHLARLLDGGLVTVVKQGRWRYYRLRGADVAQVIEALSRISPPVRVRSLRQSRDARRLHAARTCYDHLAGEAGVGLFAALLDGGLIEPDGDEAYEVTGKGEERLEALGLDVAALRRTRRKFASHCLDWTERRPHLNGALGAALTDRMIELGWFERGTTRRALTVTEAGLAGLADSFGCVLP
- a CDS encoding alpha-mannosidase, whose protein sequence is MSEPGPIVVVPHTHWDREWYLPFQRFRLRLVSLLDGVTDRMAADPRWRFTLDGQMAAVDDYLEIRPERREEIAALVRDGRLAVGPWQILHDEFLCSGENIVRNLELGLRRAEELGAAMMVGYLPDQFGHCAQTPQILRLAGLEHACVWRGVPSRVRSRAFVWEAPDGTAVRTQYLPEGGYGNAASMFEQAGGAAPPAGRVAGFAASMGRWYPDGGPLLAMYGADHTAPAADLADRVAAAGHGMRLDTLAGYFAGQDPSVEGLTRVRGELRSHARANILPGVISARVRLKQLMGRGERLVERYAEPLAALWYAGAAQRFLDLAWRRLIEVSCHDSVTGCGSDETAEQVAARMAEAEQLGRAVCDLVTAERAAAVPLGAHLVFNPSPRARRGLVVLDVPSDGEPVLATGEGARVPVQTLDVAPTVLDDAVHPASALPVLLERIYGRVLFGREIRDWTVSQDDRTLTFHVTARSDTPFDIGDVRAALRGADGDWRVRIVADPRRTVAALVDVPALGLTAVGPATTPTTADAAGEATPPGKAASPASAGGGASVLNATTLDNGLLRADVRDDGTVGLRTPSGTVVEGLGRIVDGGDLGDTYNHAPPADDRLVTTPLAVRVEPVSEGPLVAALDIVRTYRWPVSGDVLGPVPGKGRSDVEEDVTVVTRAELRAGEPFLRLRVTFDNRCDDHRVRLHAPLPRRAASSFADGQFAVVERGLTAEGGFGERPVPTYPASGFVAAGGLAVLLEHASEYEVTGGGRELALTLLRSVGYLSRDRNAHRDQPAGPQLPTPAAQCRGERTVGLAVLPYDGDRPGEEVLRAAEEYRHDLLAAPGYGPPGAPVPASREGMSVTGAGVVMTSLRGRDGGWTEVRMAAQTPAPATAVLRGPFTEAAHADLRGRPGEPLEVRDGTLTLALRPWEIATVRLRL
- a CDS encoding ABC transporter ATP-binding protein, with amino-acid sequence MATITLRGLTKVYPGGARALDALDLDVADGEFFALLGPSGCGKTTLLRTVAGLETATGGTVRLGAADVTRLPPGRRDVGMVFQDYALFPHMTVLDNIAYPLRIKKRRRADRYRAAREAARELGLDGLEGRRPAELSGGQQQRVALARALVAHPRTFLLDEPLSNLDARLRLEARTFLKRLQRRLGVTTVFVTHDQAEALALADRIAVMDAGRVRQLGTPAEVFRRPANLFVASFIGSTPMNLLPGIVRGGAVATAGAELPVPDEARGRLADGEPVVCGIRPEYLDYGEEPLDGAFRGTVSVVEHLGGSSLVTLDVEGGPVRVVVGEDLDAAPGTAGWALPRPGRLLLYRDGELVTAAARPAARPAARPAARPAARPATDTTRQTDPTEGTHVPDDTPPEPGTPPTKDGGRG
- a CDS encoding CehA/McbA family metallohydrolase, producing the protein MTSHSGRWTLEDRLEQGLRELPFDVPPGTASITVELSHEGGVIDLGCHGPSGFRGWSGGARRAFTVAADWATPGYLPGEPEPGIWHVWLGLHRIPPGGTPYEVTVTTSTVPPDAPDAPPPPPRPARPPRRALPAPAGTRWLAGDLHSHTVHSDGTLTVHELACLAAGRGLDFLAVTDHNTVSHHPLLPAAGAHAGVLLLPGQEVTTDLGHANVFGDTGWIDFRRPSADWAAAAAGNGGLMSINHPLSGDCAWRRPLPEEDRPPFVEIWHSSWWDRTWGAPLAWTDLWLPGGGAVPLGGSDFHDPAQHKTLGEPTTWVLAEDDDVLGALAAGRTSVSADPGAPVLLRVEDDLIAIGADGTVVVRPDGRRVAVRGDHVRIPAGGPGMHRLETSVNEVIALCG
- a CDS encoding extracellular solute-binding protein, whose protein sequence is MAFSSSGSLGRRPSPRRTGVAAALVMAGAALAGCGGGSPADPDRGRDAKNITLTITRNAIEGGKNTEEAEWISRTVIPGFVAAQKAKGVTAKVTFRGQGVDDEAYKTRLALDLKSRSGADIMDVDGIWVGEFAQAGYLRPLADVVGPPADAWEGWSKIPGSVQRLASFEGRRYGIPPATDGRVLFFNKKLFAQAGLPGNWQPRSWQDILTAARALKKVPGVTPVQLDAGTAMGEATSMQGALPLLAGAGAEIYSGGKWTGGGPAVQQVLGLYAQVYGPEGLGDPKLQQEAKGRDKSFEEFAAGKIGILAEGDYFWRDVLNPRSGVAKMRTRDQDVGYALIPAVSPGRGVRGQSFVSMSGGAVTTLNPNTRYPQQAFELLAFMNSAAMTRARTAGTPEITSRTDVNKQILAGDPFLTFVSEKVLPVTSYRPGLTVYPQVSTALQEATAAVVSGASPQEAAARYAGKLEGIVGGAANVAAR
- a CDS encoding carbohydrate ABC transporter permease: MNDAVREALRRIGLATFLSAVLGFFALPLLWLAFAPFDASPGVAASLPEFTLDNFRVLMDDPYALASLRNSVLLAAGTAALVVTCAALAAYALSRVRVPGRDLLLYVLLLLSSIITGTAAMVPVFLLAFDLHLIDSRLGVVLVLSGGLLPAAIFLLKDFTDGVPASYEEAARVFGASPLQVLRHVVVPVIRPGLATVAVWTVAQVWGDFLMPFLLLRDPGKAPASVIMYTFYTEGGQPDLALISAFSLLYSLPVVAMYLVVSRRYGFRFHGGIKR
- a CDS encoding carbohydrate ABC transporter permease, coding for MAPPTSRPADPRPPGRRPPGRRRFGGGAAAEDAAGLGRGRAAAFVAPALVLIAVFLVFPALWTLYLGATDYRLTGVAASDPSFVGVDNYRRVLGDGRFHRSLWLTLQFVAGSAVLGQTLLGFAVAWVMRDRRGPLRRLVEGLVLLAWILPSSVIAFLWIALLDRDGGTLNALLGTPGTAWLLDHPMACIVVFNIWRGTAFSMMLYGAAIGNVPPSHLETARLAGASTLQTLRDAVFPQVRGHVLTSLLLVGLWTFNDFTPFLITAGGPDGRSEIMSVYVYRTALGDGRLGFGAAVSLVMLLINLAIALVYLRALRDREPARAGRSRGGRSRGGPTRGGPTRGGPTRGGRAGRAAA
- a CDS encoding aminotransferase class IV; its protein translation is MNGELLDPERAVVSVFDHGMLVGDGVFETVKAAQGEPFALTRHLRRLARSAAALGLPAPDHDALAQGVLEVLAAAPKWPLARIRVTCTSGPGPLGSDRGDAGPTVSIIVAEQRPFPATADVAVVPWPRNERGALAGVKSTSYAENALALAHARERGGGEAIFGNVAGNLCEGTGSNVFVVRGGRLVTPPLSAGCLAGVTRELVLEWCGGQEEDVPLEEFPRVDEAFLTSTTRDVQPIRAVDGTVLPGAPGPVTARAMEVFAARAAGLMDP